In Solenopsis invicta isolate M01_SB chromosome 1, UNIL_Sinv_3.0, whole genome shotgun sequence, one genomic interval encodes:
- the LOC105198059 gene encoding uncharacterized protein LOC105198059 isoform X7, whose amino-acid sequence MIGLWSFKPRRSGKAEVMLGSIMFHVRRRPADYMPRKRKKKPAGKWNELDHRYEDERLPFLLELNPDGSDIPNGAGVRHRLQPNVTEVGSERPIGPQAVQAQTLTLPGPTVMPRHCVIAFTENIVTLTPCSRDAHTYVNNQRIHQTTILQNGAIIKFGRMHTFRFIDPAPEERIRQRHDSNKQIDYAYDRRSPDATSQDVSSEKFHPGSGTPNGGGQIPGQTQERVAPSSPSKSTVAAVRSPRSPTHPPEPTHNYETTFDLDGNVETASLSSSRDGNRLSQYDRQPRGTDPILPAVLEFLEETEETFLHAVITDVEPSAPQFKLAPTYTLYLSARYRASTHYRPELQPTERAHRLTVMLANVATMIQRVIQERYMDASSLAFWLANGSELLHMLKSDRHVGAFSTRAQDILADAVHTAFGSLVRCVTLELTPAMTQFMADADEPAKEAGVLQIFSNTMALLRRCRVNAALTIQLFSHLFHAINATAFNTLVSNGNLCVRWFGRRLKARLNALETWAERQGLELASQCHLATIMQATHLLQAPKYNAEELATLSSTCFKLNSLQVRALLQKYQPAADEPRLPAELIENVVRVAESVADTLARADGREIRLEEEPVLGLALLLPEDGYSCEVIRGVPPGLAEFLAPLQRDGLCRMAAQPTSSGYWTIYMIDHHNNLRSPSAMSNRSGGYMSHINQNQAQPEIHVIKLHKSTNGMGLSIVAAKGAGQDRLGIYIKSVVAGGAADADGRLTAGDQLLKVDGQSLVGITQEKAAEYLVRTGPIVTLEVAKQGAIYHGLATLLSQPSPVMARARKTRPRSELLEPTVEATETTNNQPATSHSMGDLLSYPKQAPCQDLVQPGAIPSQCVVETSFYRNQVDRGFPRIDVDEYRSTRQDPFSTFRQRSAYLGVYPVEAHRGAVDEREYIYRPSTPTVSPVRLSRPRMPCPLISITSDNEVSSVIYQDESDESDDKIIEEEEGNTEQGEAATSNSNYSDTLNPFERITTPPQEYAGTTKDYKLLEQPLAFETNFFDIIPYIDQTDDINLTESECVQVKPSNKCEHCVKTGCDDNVNPRNSQIRINVERNRQQTLCVPESNFEIDTRNNPNFSLITNSFSANKSVLFVKDAVPGSDSFTESKSDDLSHLQGIHNTTKCTLNIGERCEDKSDDISNSEDCADESSSTINDDCASSRADRDTEEGISTPKMYTIMPELHLDLSGLNSDVSSDESKTEKCWKSPEEVRLGCGRVAALAKHFSKLGDAGLIKFKSTKLNGSRQFVSEPNIITPDKNDEHLHRPCHAQKEYKSDSDLAREGDENSHICSAGRRNNVILVDVETDGDFAIEECKFHHCGARRVTIARIPMNEQVDTKESSISSVDILSNDNKDQVFLGIKKEAEIENDTVTSDDVANKSQVFFTAKNRQKMPVEKDSTSKLSLEQQQVIAEQLEQFSNLDNINAPLFIPEQDLMQAPAVSTKNENNGASAVGDLTQPNLINQLEAAPREKSSSLIDTDDNFQKMKKPSDSSLSSSMPSIRSPLSSHSSIVLSLSNVAKSSLSSEDIRSQIHQYCRKHPKCLFIDISHSTAKNCSNDSFSKSSSMLPLRANAYSRSGDNKLNVLRMRIARPLCNSESNLIGATIYGKEEIERDIDFHDKFTKLTRSYESISNSRFLSDSDDRTRSSESLCEDFDSPCKFYNRLISSPKGSMRWHRHRSLEELKSKKGLRRLQAAKVQKFHKFSDGKLDSEDEEDMRWNRHLSLEELESERESHKQDGRTNLGRTTEVQRSDCMSKKGLRTKRISHERLKSSKLKLSRGNERKDVERQKLRMERKSQSELDVSRRKSDSERDSWSFREISSLKNDDRFDLRPRRMSERDLPSRLGHDATPQQIHSSKSVPALHNMGTEVKQQHEVFNPGYSRASSSNSVTPPVQPPPMATITSGTSLRSRSSHNLHDMRIGTLPPTGLVSRQQSSPNLNPNATHVNAPSNAQGTEAERFYQNLSIYRNQDSTVKQQISPQQADDRNPQHIQKSSLRGSQNSLNRPSTMEVSGHIRDRPTSAYVAQGQQQSYSAISNQMQQHSGGPPRSQSSRDIIRQEAKMQEMQEEVRRRELRGGAPLLNQHRPPAMYNIGTRVAGPPTQQVPNTLNVRSPRPLGSTSSLGTTSSYAARQNAPGYNYPDTQYTQYNSAQYGQYGQYNQYPNRYPVIGSQYGPMMPKPKGNEAMARGQQPRPNENLLGRDSNNQETKSYAEQNRHFAGSQNSPHYPNGNMEQRVDQYGNDNVVNRAQNGEGHSTTTSEAPPTRPALPSEDTFSDSPPPPPPNTSTHPLYKQADTRYTASMQDPPRGSYYPAGGISAMQQPRQYQYSATNPWQREEKEKEQARRREAARLWRDQQIAELSALTHRTQQQEEQLRALQLERDFQKRAEEIANQDDDEESNDLDNESVQRVQGLLRMAASQDRTVQGTLQPPILSRTITGNQSLRGGLQLQPLSTQPVTSSHAHILSSQTASQNVGMSGPGQENSGLHVQPNQQQQQTALGQSEEHVSAPNYGAPLSNFNSGQKSYSMSMPHSVEDRELQRRMDEVKRKQAEYEENQKKQEEQQLQSQQQTYQPSQHSRSQLHPSMLRLDNLIINGPNVSMPSQNDAAPPPPERGSSYAVMSQQSALRSNGSTTSNLPPTSQPPASMKRVSFHDSNANSESILRNVSSGTSNPPSISMDTIREDPNNFINDAENLLASPKTPEGSGTSFSAATPGVIGAQEVYKDPRQKRLAEKQKQQNSQIGAVPEKLSFKEKMKMFAMETGEDGTPRDKVKISRAQREIDNISSPLNSNSNNNNNNNTTTTSGNNTNNNRT is encoded by the exons ATGATTGGACTTTGGTCATTTAAGCCACGCCGAAGCGGCAAGGCGGAGGTGATGTTAG GTTCTATTATGTTTCACGTGAGGAGGAGGCCCGCAGATTACATGCCGCGGAAACGTAAAAAGAAACCAGCTGGAAAGTGGAACGAGCTGGATCATAG ATACGAGGACGAGAGGCTACCATTCCTGTTGGAGCTTAATCCTGATGGCAGCGATATTCCGAACGGCGCCGGAGTACGACATCGATTACAGCCAAATGTCACGGAGGTCGGATCGGAGAGACCGATAGGACCGCAAGCTGTGCAAGCGCAAACGCTGACGCTGCCAGGACCAACGGTGATGCCCAGGCATTGCGTTATAGCTTTTACCGAGAATATCGTGACCCTCACGCCGTGTTCCAGAGACGCGCACACGTACGTCAACAATCAGAGGATACATCAGACGACTATTCTGCAG AATGGCGCTATCATCAAGTTCGGCAGAATGCACACCTTTCGATTCATCGACCCGGCACCGGAAGAACGCATTAGACAGAGACACGATTCCAACAAACAGATCGACTACGCTTACGACCG ACGCTCGCCGGATGCGACCAGTCAGGACGTCAGCTCGGAAAAATTTCATCCGGGATCTGGAACACCGAACGGCGGTGGTCAGATCCCGGGGCAGACACAAGAACGAGTAGCTCCGTCGAGTCCCTCGAAATCCACTGTCGCAGCAGTTCGTAGCCCTCGTAGTCCCACGCACCCGCCGGAGCCCACGCACAATTACGAGACAACATTCGACCTGGATGGAAACGTGGAGACCGCTAGTCTGAGCAGCAGTAGGGACGGCAACAG GCTCTCACAATACGATCGGCAACCGCGAGGCACGGATCCAATCCTGCCAGCAGTCTTGGAGTTCCTCGAGGAAACAGAGGAAACGTTTCTCCACGCTGTCATCACCGATGTAGAGCCTTCGGCACCACAATTTAAGTTGGCGCCAACTTATACCCTCTATCTCAGCGCAAGATATCGCGCTAGCACTCATTACAGACCAGAATTGCAGCCCACAGAAAGAGCGCATCGACTTACCGTCATGTTGGCAAATGTTGCTACCATGATCCAACGTGTTATCCAG GAACGTTACATGGACGCATCGTCGTTGGCCTTTTGGTTGGCGAATGGCTCGGAACTGCTACATATGTTGAAAAGTGATCGGCATGTAGGTGCATTTTCTACACGTGCACAAGACATTTTAGCAGATGCGGTGCACACGGCCTTTGGTTCACTGGTGCGCTGCGTCACTTTAGAGCTCACGCCGGCGATGACGCAGTTCATGGCGGACGCAGACGAACCAGCAAAGGAAGCTGGAGTATTACAGATCTTCTCAAATACAATGGCTTTACTACGACGTTGCAGAGTCAATGCTGCGTTGACGATACAGCTGTTTAGTCATCTGTTTCATGCGATCAACGCCACCGCCTTTAACACCCTCGTCTCGAATGGAAATCTGTGCGTCAGATGGTTCGGACGCAGACTCAAAGCGAGGCTAAACGCACTGGAAACTTGGGCCGAGAGGCAAGGCTTGGAACTTGCCAGTCAATGCCATTTGGCGACGATTATGCAGGCGACTCATCTATTGCAAGCTCCCAAATACAATGCTGAGGAGCTTGCCACCCTAAGCTCGACCTGCTTTAAATTGAATTCTCTACAGGTGAGGGCGTTACTACAGAAATATCAACCGGCCGCGGACGAGCCTAGGCTACCTGCCGAGTTAATCGAGAACGTAGTGAGA GTAGCAGAGAGTGTTGCGGATACACTTGCGCGTGCGGACGGCCGTGAAATAAGACTGGAAGAGGAACCTGTCTTAGGGTTAGCATTACTACTTCCCGAGGATGGTTATAGCTGCGAAGTAATAAGAGGCGTTCCACCAGGACTAGCGGAATTTCTGGCACCTCTGCAACGAGACGGTTTATGTCGAATGGCGGCCCAACCTACTAGTAGTGGCTATTGGACTATTTATATGATAGACCATCACAATAAT ttgcGTAGTCCCAGCGCAATGAGTAATAGATCAGGTGGCTATATGAGCCATATCAATCAAAATCAGGCTCAACCTGAGATACATGTCATTAAATTGCATAAAAGTACCAATGGCATGGGCTTAAGCATAGTCGCAGCAAAG GGCGCAGGTCAAGATCGATTAGGTATCTACATCAAAAGCGTTGTTGCTGGTGGTGCTGCTGATGCT gaTGGTAGACTGACGGCAGGCGATCAATTACTCAAAGTAGATGGACAAAGTCTGGTTGGAATTACACAGGAAAA AGCTGCCGAGTATCTCGTGCGCACTGGTCCAATCGTGACATTGGAAGTTGCAAAACAAGGTGCTATATACCACGGACTCGCAACGTTATTATCTCAACCTTCTCCTGTGATGGCAAGAG CACGTAAGACTCGGCCGAGGTCCGAGCTCTTAGAGCCAACGGTAGAGGCAACGGAGACCACCAATAATCAGCCAGCCACGTCACACTCGATGGGCGATTTATTGTCCTACCCGAAGCAGGCGCCGTGTCAGGATTTAGTTCAACCAGGTGCGATTCCATCTCAATGCGTTGTTGAGACATCTTTTTATCGTAATCAGGTCGATCGAGGTTTTCCACGAATCGACGTCGATGAGTATCGTTCCACGCGGCAAGATCCGTTCTCCACCTTTCGTCAGAGAAGCGCGTATCTCGGTGTCTATCCCGTCGAGGCGCACCGCGGCGCCGTCGACGAGAGAGAATACATTTATCGTCCTTCCACCCCTACCGTATCTCCCGTACGTCTCTCGAGACCTCGTATGCCTTGTCCTCTGATTTCTATCACAAGTGACAACGAGGTATCATCCGTTATATATCAAGATGAGAGTGACGAGAGCGATGACAAAATCATAGAGGAAGAAGAAGGTAACACGGAACAAGGTGAAGCCGCGACGAGTAATTCAAATTATTCGGATACTTTAAATCCATTCGAAAGAATCACCACTCCGCCACAGGAGTATGCGGGAACTACGAAAGATTACAAATTGCTGGAGCAGCCGCTGgcttttgaaacaaattttttcgacATTATACCCTATATTGATCAAACTGACGATATTAATTTAACAGAATCTGAATGTGTTCAGGTAAAGCCGAGTAATAAATGTGAGCATTGTGTTAAAACCGGTTGTGACGACAATGTTAATCCTAGAAATTCTCAGATACGCATAAATGTAGAGCGCAATAGGCAACAGACTTTATGTGTTCCTGAATCTAATTTTGAGATAGATACGCGTAACAATCCGAACTTTTCATTGATTACTAATTCGTTTTCTGCAAATAAGTCAGTATTATTTGTCAAAGACGCTGTTCCTGGATCAGATTCTTTTACAGAATCTAAATCGGATGATCTCTCGCATCTTCAAGGCATACATAATACTACGAAATGTACGTTGAACATTGGTGAACGGTGTGAGGATAAATCAGACGACATTTCCAATTCTGAAGATTGCGCGGATGAGTCCAGTTCCACGATTAATGATGATTGCGCATCGAGTAGAGCCGATAGAGACACCGAAGAAGGAATCTCGACTCCCAAGATGTATACGATAATGCCCGAGTTGCATCTCGATTTGAGCGGACTGAATAGCGATGTGTCCAGTGACGAATCTAAAACGGAGAAATGTTGGAAGTCGCCGGAAGAAGTGCGCTTAGGATGCGGTAGAGTCGCAGCGCTAGCGAAACATTTTTCGAAACTTGGTGACGCTGGTCTGATCAAATTCAAATCGACCAAGTTGAATGGTTCCCGTCAGTTCGTATCGGAACCAAATATCATTACGCCGGATAAGAATGATGAACATTTGCATCGACCTTGTCACGCgcaaaaagaatataaatcgGATTCAGATTTGGCAAGAGAAGGGGATGAAAACTCTCATATTTGTTCAGCTGGGAGACGCAACAATGTTATTTTAGTTGACGTTGAAACGGACGGCGATTTTGCAATCGAGGAATGTAAGTTTCATCATTGTGGCGCTAGGCGAGTCACAATTGCAAGAATTCCAATGAATGAACAAGTTGATACTAAAGAAAGTTCAATTTCATCAGTGGACATATTAAGTAATGATAATAAAGATCAGGTGTTTCTTGGCATAAAAAAAGAAGCAGAAATTGAAAATGACACTgtaacaagcgatgatgtggcAAACAAGtctcaagttttttttacagCAAAAAACCGACAAAAAATGCCAGTTGAAAAAGATAGCACCTCTAAACTCTCCCTCGAGCAGCAGCAAGTAATCGCAGAACAACTCGAGCAGTTTTCAAATCTGGATAACATCAATGCGCCTTTGTTTATACCTGAACAAGATCTGATGCAAGCTCCTGCCGTTtctacaaaaaatgaaaataacggAGCGTCCGCTGTTGGCGATTTGACTCAGCCAAATTTGATAAATCAACTAGAGGCGGCGCCTCGAGAGAAATCGTCGTCGTTGATCGATACGGATGATAACTTTCAAAAAATGAAGAAACCCTCTGATTCTTCGTTATCCTCTTCCATGCCTTCTATTCGTTCCCCTTTATCTTCTCATTCTTCCATCGTGCTGTCGCTATCAAACGTTGCGAAAAGTTCTCTATCCTCGGAAGATATCAGGTCACAGATTCATCAGTATTGCAGAAAACATCCCAAATGCTTGTTCATAGACATTTCTCATTCTACCGCTAAGAATTGCTCCAACGACAGCTTCTCGAAGAGTTCGTCGATGCTTCCCCTACGTGCGAACGCCTATTCACGATCGGGTGATAACAAATTGAACGTTCTACGAATGCGAATTGCCAGACCTCTCTGTAATAGTGAAAGCAATCTAATCGGTGCTACAATTTATGGAAAAGAAGAGATTGAGAGAGACATCGATTTTCACGACAAGTTCACTAAGTTAACGCGAAGTTATGAAAGTATTTCAAACAGCAGATTTTTATCTGATTCTGATGATCGAACACGATCCTCCGAAAGTCTTTGCGAAGATTTTGATTCACCTTGTAAGTTTTACAATAGATTGATTTCGAGTCCTAAAGGAAGTATGCGATGGCATCGTCATCGTTCTCTCGAAGAGTTGAAATCGAAGAAAGGATTGAGGAGGCTTCAAGCTGCTAAAGTCcaaaaatttcacaaattttctgATGGTAAATTAGATTCCGAGGATGAGGAAGACATGCGATGGAATCGTCATCTGTCGCTCGAAGAGTTGGAATCGGAAAGAGAATCACACAAGCAAGATGGACGGACAAATTTAGGTCGAACTACCGAAGTACAAAGATCTGACTGTATGTCGAAAAAAGGACTTCGCACAAAGCGCATAAGCCATGAACGATTAAAAAGTAGCAAACTTAAATTGTCGCGTGGAAACGAGAGAAAAGACGTGGAACGACAAAAATTGAGAATGGAACGGAAATCTCAGAGTGAGCTTGACGTTTCGAGACGAAAGTCCGATTCGGAGAGGGACAGTTGGAGCTTCCGCGAGATCAGCTCGCTGAAAAATGATGACCGATTCGACTTGC GTCCTCGTCGCATGAGCGAGCGGGATTTACCGTCGCGGCTTGGACACGACGCCACTCCTCAGCAAATCCACAGCAGCAAGTCTGTGCCGGCATTGCATA ATATGGGAACCGAGGTTAAACAACAGCATGAGGTATTCAATCCCGGATACAGCAGAGCTTCTTCCAGCAACAGTGTTACACCGCCTGTTCAACCACCCCCTATGGCGACAATTACCAGCGGAACTTCCTTGCGTTCCAG GTCGAGCCATAATTTACATGATATGAGAATTGGAACTTTACCACCCACTGGCTTGGTTAGCAGGCAACAATCGTCGCCCAATTTAAATCCAAATGCGACGCACGTGAATGCACCGTCGAATGCACAGGGTACAGAAGCAGAGCGATTTTACCAGAATCTGAGTATTTATCGAAATCAAGATTCGACAGTGAAGCAACAAATCAGTCCACAACAGGCAGACGACAG AAACCCTCAGCACATTCAAAAGAGTTCCCTGAGGGGTTCGCAGAACTCGTTGAATCGTCCGTCTACCATGGAAGTTAGCGGCCATATCCGAGACCGTCCAACGTCTGCATACGTCGCCCAAGGCCAGCAACAAAGTTACTCGGCGATCAGCAATCAGATGCAACAGCACAGCGGAGGACCACCACGTTCTCAGTCTTCGCGCGACATTATCCGCCAGGAAGCGAAGATGCAGGAGATGCAGGAGGAGGTTCGTCGACGAGAGTTGCGCGGTGGCGCGCCGCTGCTTAATCAGCATAGACCGCCGGCGATGTACAACATCGGCACTCGAGTAGCGGGTCCTCCTACTCAACAAGTACCGAATACTTTGAATGTACGTTCACCGAGACCGCTCGGTTCCACGTCGAGTCTGGGTACGACTTCTAGTTATGCAGCGAGACAAAATGCGCCTGGTTACAATTATCCGGATACTCAATATACTCAATATAATAGCGCGCAGTACGGTCAGTACGGCCAATACAATCAATATCCCAACCGTTATCCGGTAATCGGAAGTCAATATGGCCCGATGATGCCCAAGCCGAAAGGCAATGAGGCAATGGCGCGCGGCCAGCAGCCAAGGCCCAATGAGAATCTACTTGGCAGAGACTCGAACAATCAGGAGACTAAATCATATGCCGAACAGAACCGACATTTCGCCGGTTCGCAGAACAGTCCGCATTATccgaatggcaatatggaacaGCGCGTTGATCAGTACGGGAACGACAATGTCGTCAATCGTGCGCAAAATGGAGAGGGCCACTCTACGACGACGTCGGAAGCGCCGCCCACGAGACCAGCTCTACCGTCTGAGGATACGTTTAGCGATAgtccaccaccaccgccacccaATACTTCGACGCATCCTTTGTATAAGCAAGCCGATACAAG GTATACCGCAAGCATGCAAGATCCACCACGAGGTAGTTATTACCCTGCGGGAGGAATCAGTGCCATGCAGCAACCGCGTCAGTATCAATATAGCGCGACGAATCCTTGGCaacgagaagaaaaagagaag GAACAAGCCCGTAGGAGAGAAGCTGCCCGACTATGGCGAGATCAGCAGATCGCCGAGTTAAGCGCGCTAACGCACCGGACTCAGCAGCAAGAGGAGCAATTGCGAGCTCTTCAACTGGAAAGAGACTTCCAGAAACGAGCAGAGGAAATTGCCAATCAAGACGATGACGAAGAGAGCAACGATTTAGACAACGAAAGTGTACAGCGGGTTCAGGGTTTGTTGAGAATGGCGGCCAGTCAGGATAGAACTGTCCAAGGAACTCTACAGCCACCGATTTTATCAAGAACGATTACAGGCAACCAGTCTTTGAGAGGTGGTTTGCAACTTCAGCCTCTTAGCACCCAACCTGTCACTAGCAGCCACGCTCACATTTTGTCTAGCCAAACGGCGTCTCAGAATGTTGGAATGAGTGGTCCTGGCCAGGAAAACAGTGGTTTACACGTGCAACCAAATCAGCAACAGCAACAAACGGCATTAGGCCAGAGCGAAGAGCATGTGTCAGCACCCAATTATGGCGCACCTCTTAGCAATTTCAATTCCGGTCAGAAGTCCTATTCCATGAGTATGCCGCATTCCGTGGAAGACAGGGAACTGCAACGAAGAATGGATGAGGTGAAGCGGAAACAGGCTGAATATGAGGAGAATCAAAAGAAGCAGGAGGAGCAACAATTGCAATCACAACAACAAACATATCAGCCGAGTCAACATTCGCGCAGCCAGCTGCACCCCAGCATGTTGCGCTTGGACAACTTGATTATTAATGGCCCCAACGTATCTATGC ctTCGCAAAACGATGCTGCACCCCCGCCACCAGAACGAGGCTCTAGTTACGCCGTTATGTCTCAGCAAAGTGCTCTTAGATCAAACGGCTCGACCACATCCAATCTACCTCCCACTTCTCAACCGCCAGCGTCTATGAAAAGAGTCTCTTTTCATGATTCGAATGCAAATAGCGAGTCTATACTACGCAATGTATCATCTGGAACATCAAACCCGCCATCGATCTCAATGGATACTATTAGAGAGGATCCCAAC AATTTTATCAACGACGCGGAGAATTTATTAGCCTCTCCCAAGACACCGGAAGGATCCGGGACTTCGTTTAGTGCCGCCACCCCCGGTGTGATCGGAGCTCAAGAAGTCTATAA GGATCCAAGGCAAAAGCGATTGGCGGAGAAGCAAAAGCAGCAGAACTCGCAAATTGGAGCAGTGCCAGAGAAGCTCAGCTTCAAAGAGAAGATGAAAATGTTTGCGATGGAGACCGGTGAGGACGGTACGCCGCGGGATAAAGTTAAGATCTCACGCGCTCAGCGCGAGATTGACAACATCAGCAGCCCGCTTAATTCCAAtagtaacaacaataataacaacaacACCACCACCACCAGCGGCAATAACACCAATAACAATAGGACCTAA